The Panicum virgatum strain AP13 chromosome 5K, P.virgatum_v5, whole genome shotgun sequence genome has a window encoding:
- the LOC120709498 gene encoding uncharacterized protein LOC120709498 isoform X1 codes for MVVSFRLSRRGRRVHPPPLVPLSASIHAGDDSRPHAAAFLYVPPPPPYPPCEAAVSRLHAGIAARSELTDSNETIPAESDLEPSFALNLFPDGYSVGEPGKGMLLYLIGDDPKKRPYSRASRALLSDIEHGFLPQDILHDIPCKFQNGSTLCEVRDYRSVFCNVDDYSGHDFPRVNRVHLRLGTECVVKDLSSIADAAWTYHDQLTAESIILNALQPRLNLDPTPCPEMLCNSSAKKIDLGLNKGRQHNKDTSVLMMSINPPKDCMTKEFNICKGATLCIKNAALEGTPSGLLDSLPVNCPSPIHVNNAKSAASSDTNNMVQSYSTLPNSSALCDRMQCASDMAPDHLFQGDEQRAQVEILQAHRKTGQPQWMTVLPHKTKKPSNLLHEKHEFKKCSTPNKNGALTSQNCKGLHKSTISRNKTVPDLGSPKRLQVDAKVGQTIGKKSMEVQKQVPFSVPPRDPCTSFNTTNPSVDRIPENVKLLHKRSNERHVAPILGRNNSDMVDVNVCETATKSQGTASKKRGSETSIISLNHETKLEGKRQQSFDTQVNMPCKNRRFEEPAVTGGISSQLDIDLELDKGRQQIEDMSLLNISANAPECCKPNEFNVCKVLAVCSETAALKVMPTAMYNNRPLNFPSSVHVNNTKSIVESDPGSALQSPCTLTNSRALCDRKQAGSITPDNEEQPQVTVSQVDRENRKMRRVTIVPQKRKKSLKLLNERHGSKNHGPPNRNELSSQNFKRDKSTGSSNNYVFHLNSPKGQQAEVNVGQIIGNEDMKVQEKAPLSVNSSCHPRISLSTSDLCVEKIPEQVKSLHTRLIERHEVPVVDLKNYDMADPRDSRTPSVTSFSANSSKVACEPGKDKAATEYQLKALNRKVTGTISMNQEFNLNGKRQQKFDIRIEPPCENRSLEEPAITGGVNGEPDIEKIISEVIQTTQRHGLNEKAAKSDVLETSWLLPPCEFFQFENVGETPVMRDETMTCNVPNGATRTWKIRRLTFHPSQYSSCNGSIDKSQYTLCLLDFEPLDHQITVGAINGDEQVHIATLPTSCHAEKFVDQFILLMKREGYNLCNDEVCNGSSELTQQSQDVSHLGCPSGEHAEYQMFSPSPANSLLSSMDKNVGCTFQNKLPDFHATFPQPLTQQLVLTEQPLTLESPEVFFLNSSHLPGSQQYTGQYLQDQVSSFACNPFATNPHQFPSVYPSQEVSLDQYLQRREDIVGFSASRYNQLNREALMDRYLQYRHDFPGFIDMYGMRKTARYSQWCQEFPSDQYLRYRCDIPWFSDAYGARMSTSNYSQWRQVCTQMGNVVYQWDLPSFSRQINNSPPLHNGSNTLPELQPIRRPQVSSRSMDFDGNVTSTTVQIPMPLGFQFPSQGMW; via the exons ATGGTCGTCTCCTTCAGGCTCTCTCGCCGCGGGCGCCGTgtccacccgccgccgctggtACCGCTGTCCGCCTCCATCCACGCGGGCGATGATTCGCGCCCTCACGCCGCGGCATTCCTTTACGTGCCGCCCCCACCGCCTTATCCGCCGTGCGAG GCTGCCGTTTCGCGGCTTCATGCTGGAATCGCTGCTCGATCGGAATTGACTGACAGCAATGAAACTATTCCTGCCGAATCAG ATCTTGAGCCGTCCTTTGCACTGAACCTGTTTCCCGATGGGTATTCAGTCGGAGAGCCGGGCAAG GGAATGCTTTTGTATCTGATTGGTGATGATCCAAAGAAGCGGCCATACAGTAGGGCATCGAGAGCTTTGCTTTCT GATATTGAGCATGGCTTCTTGCCTCAGGACATCTTACACGATATCCCTTGCAAATTCCAAAATGGATCGACTTTGTGTGAG GTGAGGGACTACAGATCGGTTTTCTGCAATGTTGATGATTATTCAGGACATGACTTCCCAAGGGTTAATAGAGTCCATCTTAGGTTGGGCACTGAATGTGTTGTGAAAGATCTGTCTTCCATTGCAGATGCTGCATGGACATATCATGATCAATTA ACTGCCGAGTCCATCATCCTCAATGCTTTGCAACCCAGACTTAATTTGGACCCTACACCTTGCCCTGAAATGCTTTGCAATTCAAGTGCTAAGAAG ATTGATCTGGGTCTAAATAAGGGAAGACAGCATAATAAAGATACCTCAGTTCTTATGATGTCTATCAATCCTCCTAAAGATTGCATGACCAAGGAATTCAATATCTGCAAAGGTGCAACACTTTGCATCAAGAATGCAGCTCTAGAGGGCACACCAAGTGGATTATTGGACAGCTTGCCAGTTAACTGTCCATCCCCTATCCATGTTAACAATGCCAAATCAGCTGCAAGTTCTGATACTAACAATATGGTTCAATCTTATTCTACCCTTCCAAACAGTTCTGCCTTGTGTGACAGAATGCAATGTGCATCAGATATGGCTCCTGATCATTTATTTCAGGGTGATGAACAGAGAGCGCAGGTAGAAATTTTACAGGCTCATCGTAAAACTGGACAACCACAATGGATGACAGTTCTTCCACATAAGACCAAAAAGCCCTCAAATCTTCTGCATGAGAAgcatgaattcaaaaaatgcaGCACTCCAAACAAAAATGGAGCGTTGACTTCTCAGAATTGCAAAGGACTTCATAAGTCAACAATTTCTCGAAATAAAACAGTGCCTGATCTGGGATCTCCAAAAAGACTGCAAGTTGATGCTAAAGTAGGTCAGACAATAGGCAAAAAGAGCATGGAAGTGCAGAAACAGGTGCCCTTTTCAGTGCCTCCAAGGGATCCATGTACATCCTTCAACACAACTAATCCAAGTGTTGACAGAATCCCTGAAAATGTTAAACTGTTGCATAAGAGGTCGAATGAGCGTCATGTGGCCCCAATTTTAGGCCGGAACAATTCTGATATGGTAGATGTCAATGTCTGTGAGACTGCTACAAAATCCCAAGGTACTGCTTCAAAGAAAAGGGGCTCTGAAACTTCTATCATTTCTTTGAACCATGAAACTAAATTGGAAGGGAAAAGGCAGCAAAGTTTTGATACTCAGGTCAACATGCCCTGTAAGAACAGAAGGTTTGAGGAACCAGCTGTTACTGGTGGCATTAGCAGTCAATTGGACATTGATCTAGAACTAGATAAGGGAAGACAGCAAATTGAAGATATGTCTCTTCTCAATATTTCTGCCAATGCTCCTGAATGCTGCAAGCCAAACGAATTCAATGTCTGCAAAGTTTTAGCAGTATGCAGTGAGACTGCAGCTCTAAAAGTCATGCCAACTGCTATGTATAACAACAGGCCGTTGAATTTTCCATCATCTGTCCATGTTAATAATACCAAATCAATTGTAGAATCTGATCCTGGTAGTGCTCTTCAATCTCCTTGTACCCTTACAAACAGCCGTGCCTTATGTGACAGAAAACAAGCTGGATCAATAACTCCTGATAATGAAGAGCAGCCACAGGTGACAGTTTCACAGGTTGATcgtgaaaatagaaaaatgcgAAGGGTGACAATAGTTCCACAGAAGAGAAAGAAGTCTTTAAAATTGTTGAATGAAAGGCATGGATCCAAAAACCATGGTCCTCCAAACAGAAATGAGTTGAGTTCTCAAAATTTCAAGAGAGATAAGTCAACAGGATCTTCAAATAATTATGTGTTTCATTTGAACTCTCCAAAAGGACAACAAGCTGAGGTTAATGTAGGTCAGATAATAGGCAATGAGGACATGAAAGTCCAGGAAAAGGCGCCCTTGTCAGTGAATTCAAGCTGCCATCCACGTATATCCTTGAGCACAAGCGATCTATGTGTTGAGAAAATCCCTGAACAGGTTAAATCATTGCATACAAGGTTGATTGAGCGTCACGAGGTCCCAGTTGTGGACctaaaaaattatgacatgGCAGATCCCAGGGATAGCAGAACACCCTCTGTAACCTCGTTCAGTGCAAATTCAAGCAAGGTAGCTTGTGAACCTGGTAAGGATAAGGCTGCGACAGAATACCAACTTAAGGCTCTGAATAGAAAGGTCACAGGTACCATTTCTATGAACCAAGAATTCAACTTGAATGGGAAAAGGCAGCAGAAATTTGATATTCGCATTGAACCGCCCTGTGAGAACAGAAGCTTAGAAGAGCCAGCTATTACTGGTGGTGTTAATGGCGAACCTGATATTGAAAAGATTATATCTGAGGTCATCCAGACTACCCAGAG GCATGGACTGAACGAAAAAGCTGCTAAAAGTGATGTTCTTGAAACATCCTGGTTATTACCACCATGTGAATTCTTTCAGTTTGAGAATGTTGGCGAGACTCCAGTTATGAGGGATGAAACCATGACATGCAATGTGCCCAATGGAGCTACGAGAACCTGGAAGATTAGAAGACTTACTTTCCACCCTTCACAGTATTCCTCCTGtaatg GTTCGATTGATAAATCTCAGTACACACTTTGCTTGCTTGACTTTGAACCACTGGATCATCAAATAACTGTGGGAGCCATCAATGGAGATGAGCAAGTTCATATTGCTACTCTACCAACTTCT TGTCATGCAGAAAAGTTTGTGGATCAATTCATTTTACTG ATGAAACGTGAGGGGTACAACCTTTGCAACGATGAAGTCTGTAATGGATCATCTGAACTCACACAG CAATCCCAAGATGTCTCTCATCTAGGCTGCCCTTCTGGAGAACATGCAGAATACCAGATGTTCTCCCCTTCTCCTGCGAATAGTTTGCTGAGTAGCATGGACAAAAATGTAGGCTGTACCTTCCAGAACAAGCTTCCAGATTTTCATGCAACTTTTCCGCAGCCATTGACTCAGCAGTTGGTACTGACAGAACAACCATTGACCTTAGAAAGCCCAGAAGTATTTTTCTTGAATTCGAGTCATCTACCAGGTTCTCAGCAGTATACTGGCCAGTATCTCCAGGACCAGGTTTCATCATTTGCCTGTAACCCATTTGCAACGAATCCACACCAATTTCCATCTGTATATCCATCTCAGGAAGTTTCCCTGGATCAGTACTTGCAACGCAGAGAAGATATAGTAGGATTCAGTGCAAGCAGATACAACCAGTTGAATCGGGAAGCTTTGATGGATCGGTATTTGCAATACCGACATGATTTCCCAGGATTCATTGACATGTACGGTATGAGAAAGACTGCAAGGTACAGCCAGTGGTGCCAGGAATTTCCATCAGATCAGTACTTGCGATACAGATGTGATATACCATGGTTCAGTGACGCGTATGGTGCGAGAATGAGTACAAGCAACTACAGTCAGTGGCGCCAGGTTTGCACACAGATGGGCAATGTGGTTTACCAGTGGGATCTACCGTCTTTCAGCAGGCAGATTAACAACAGCCCTCCACTGCATAATGGTTCGAACACACTACCGGAGCTGCAACCAATTAGGAGGCCCCAGGTGAGCTCCAGGAGCATGGACTTTGATGGCAATGTCACGAGCACAACGGTTCAGATCCCCATGCCTCTCGGTTTCCAGTTCCCGTCGCAAGGAATGTGGTGA
- the LOC120709498 gene encoding uncharacterized protein LOC120709498 isoform X3 — MVVSFRLSRRGRRVHPPPLVPLSASIHAGDDSRPHAAAFLYVPPPPPYPPCEAAVSRLHAGIAARSELTDSNETIPAESDLEPSFALNLFPDGYSVGEPGKGMLLYLIGDDPKKRPYSRASRALLSDIEHGFLPQDILHDIPCKFQNGSTLCEVRDYRSVFCNVDDYSGHDFPRVNRVHLRLGTECVVKDLSSIADAAWTYHDQLTAESIILNALQPRLNLDPTPCPEMLCNSSAKKIDLGLNKGRQHNKDTSVLMMSINPPKDCMTKEFNICKGATLCIKNAALEGTPSGLLDSLPVNCPSPIHVNNAKSAASSDTNNMVQSYSTLPNSSALCDRMQCASDMAPDHLFQGDEQRAQVEILQAHRKTGQPQWMTVLPHKTKKPSNLLHEKHEFKKCSTPNKNGALTSQNCKGLHKSTISRNKTVPDLGSPKRLQVDAKVGQTIGKKSMEVQKQVPFSVPPRDPCTSFNTTNPSVDRIPENVKLLHKRSNERHVAPILGRNNSDMVDVNVCETATKSQGTASKKRGSETSIISLNHETKLEGKRQQSFDTQVNMPCKNRRFEEPAVTGGISSQLDIDLELDKGRQQIEDMSLLNISANAPECCKPNEFNVCKVLAVCSETAALKVMPTAMYNNRPLNFPSSVHVNNTKSIVESDPGSALQSPCTLTNSRALCDRKQAGSITPDNEEQPQVTVSQVDRENRKMRRVTIVPQKRKKSLKLLNERHGSKNHGPPNRNELSSQNFKRDKSTGSSNNYVFHLNSPKGQQAEVNVGQIIGNEDMKVQEKAPLSVNSSCHPRISLSTSDLCVEKIPEQVKSLHTRLIERHEVPVVDLKNYDMADPRDSRTPSVTSFSANSSKVACEPGKDKAATEYQLKALNRKVTGTISMNQEFNLNGKRQQKFDIRIEPPCENRSLEEPAITGGVNGEPDIEKIISEVIQTTQRHGLNEKAAKSDVLETSWLLPPCEFFQFENVGETPVMRDETMTCNVPNGATRTWKIRRLTFHPSQYSSCSIDKSQYTLCLLDFEPLDHQITVGAINGDEQVHIATLPTSCHAEKFVDQFILLMKREGYNLCNDEVCNGSSELTQQSQDVSHLGCPSGEHAEYQMFSPSPANSLLSSMDKNVGCTFQNKLPDFHATFPQPLTQQLVLTEQPLTLESPEVFFLNSSHLPGSQQYTGQYLQDQVSSFACNPFATNPHQFPSVYPSQEVSLDQYLQRREDIVGFSASRYNQLNREALMDRYLQYRHDFPGFIDMYGMRKTARYSQWCQEFPSDQYLRYRCDIPWFSDAYGARMSTSNYSQWRQVCTQMGNVVYQWDLPSFSRQINNSPPLHNGSNTLPELQPIRRPQVSSRSMDFDGNVTSTTVQIPMPLGFQFPSQGMW, encoded by the exons ATGGTCGTCTCCTTCAGGCTCTCTCGCCGCGGGCGCCGTgtccacccgccgccgctggtACCGCTGTCCGCCTCCATCCACGCGGGCGATGATTCGCGCCCTCACGCCGCGGCATTCCTTTACGTGCCGCCCCCACCGCCTTATCCGCCGTGCGAG GCTGCCGTTTCGCGGCTTCATGCTGGAATCGCTGCTCGATCGGAATTGACTGACAGCAATGAAACTATTCCTGCCGAATCAG ATCTTGAGCCGTCCTTTGCACTGAACCTGTTTCCCGATGGGTATTCAGTCGGAGAGCCGGGCAAG GGAATGCTTTTGTATCTGATTGGTGATGATCCAAAGAAGCGGCCATACAGTAGGGCATCGAGAGCTTTGCTTTCT GATATTGAGCATGGCTTCTTGCCTCAGGACATCTTACACGATATCCCTTGCAAATTCCAAAATGGATCGACTTTGTGTGAG GTGAGGGACTACAGATCGGTTTTCTGCAATGTTGATGATTATTCAGGACATGACTTCCCAAGGGTTAATAGAGTCCATCTTAGGTTGGGCACTGAATGTGTTGTGAAAGATCTGTCTTCCATTGCAGATGCTGCATGGACATATCATGATCAATTA ACTGCCGAGTCCATCATCCTCAATGCTTTGCAACCCAGACTTAATTTGGACCCTACACCTTGCCCTGAAATGCTTTGCAATTCAAGTGCTAAGAAG ATTGATCTGGGTCTAAATAAGGGAAGACAGCATAATAAAGATACCTCAGTTCTTATGATGTCTATCAATCCTCCTAAAGATTGCATGACCAAGGAATTCAATATCTGCAAAGGTGCAACACTTTGCATCAAGAATGCAGCTCTAGAGGGCACACCAAGTGGATTATTGGACAGCTTGCCAGTTAACTGTCCATCCCCTATCCATGTTAACAATGCCAAATCAGCTGCAAGTTCTGATACTAACAATATGGTTCAATCTTATTCTACCCTTCCAAACAGTTCTGCCTTGTGTGACAGAATGCAATGTGCATCAGATATGGCTCCTGATCATTTATTTCAGGGTGATGAACAGAGAGCGCAGGTAGAAATTTTACAGGCTCATCGTAAAACTGGACAACCACAATGGATGACAGTTCTTCCACATAAGACCAAAAAGCCCTCAAATCTTCTGCATGAGAAgcatgaattcaaaaaatgcaGCACTCCAAACAAAAATGGAGCGTTGACTTCTCAGAATTGCAAAGGACTTCATAAGTCAACAATTTCTCGAAATAAAACAGTGCCTGATCTGGGATCTCCAAAAAGACTGCAAGTTGATGCTAAAGTAGGTCAGACAATAGGCAAAAAGAGCATGGAAGTGCAGAAACAGGTGCCCTTTTCAGTGCCTCCAAGGGATCCATGTACATCCTTCAACACAACTAATCCAAGTGTTGACAGAATCCCTGAAAATGTTAAACTGTTGCATAAGAGGTCGAATGAGCGTCATGTGGCCCCAATTTTAGGCCGGAACAATTCTGATATGGTAGATGTCAATGTCTGTGAGACTGCTACAAAATCCCAAGGTACTGCTTCAAAGAAAAGGGGCTCTGAAACTTCTATCATTTCTTTGAACCATGAAACTAAATTGGAAGGGAAAAGGCAGCAAAGTTTTGATACTCAGGTCAACATGCCCTGTAAGAACAGAAGGTTTGAGGAACCAGCTGTTACTGGTGGCATTAGCAGTCAATTGGACATTGATCTAGAACTAGATAAGGGAAGACAGCAAATTGAAGATATGTCTCTTCTCAATATTTCTGCCAATGCTCCTGAATGCTGCAAGCCAAACGAATTCAATGTCTGCAAAGTTTTAGCAGTATGCAGTGAGACTGCAGCTCTAAAAGTCATGCCAACTGCTATGTATAACAACAGGCCGTTGAATTTTCCATCATCTGTCCATGTTAATAATACCAAATCAATTGTAGAATCTGATCCTGGTAGTGCTCTTCAATCTCCTTGTACCCTTACAAACAGCCGTGCCTTATGTGACAGAAAACAAGCTGGATCAATAACTCCTGATAATGAAGAGCAGCCACAGGTGACAGTTTCACAGGTTGATcgtgaaaatagaaaaatgcgAAGGGTGACAATAGTTCCACAGAAGAGAAAGAAGTCTTTAAAATTGTTGAATGAAAGGCATGGATCCAAAAACCATGGTCCTCCAAACAGAAATGAGTTGAGTTCTCAAAATTTCAAGAGAGATAAGTCAACAGGATCTTCAAATAATTATGTGTTTCATTTGAACTCTCCAAAAGGACAACAAGCTGAGGTTAATGTAGGTCAGATAATAGGCAATGAGGACATGAAAGTCCAGGAAAAGGCGCCCTTGTCAGTGAATTCAAGCTGCCATCCACGTATATCCTTGAGCACAAGCGATCTATGTGTTGAGAAAATCCCTGAACAGGTTAAATCATTGCATACAAGGTTGATTGAGCGTCACGAGGTCCCAGTTGTGGACctaaaaaattatgacatgGCAGATCCCAGGGATAGCAGAACACCCTCTGTAACCTCGTTCAGTGCAAATTCAAGCAAGGTAGCTTGTGAACCTGGTAAGGATAAGGCTGCGACAGAATACCAACTTAAGGCTCTGAATAGAAAGGTCACAGGTACCATTTCTATGAACCAAGAATTCAACTTGAATGGGAAAAGGCAGCAGAAATTTGATATTCGCATTGAACCGCCCTGTGAGAACAGAAGCTTAGAAGAGCCAGCTATTACTGGTGGTGTTAATGGCGAACCTGATATTGAAAAGATTATATCTGAGGTCATCCAGACTACCCAGAG GCATGGACTGAACGAAAAAGCTGCTAAAAGTGATGTTCTTGAAACATCCTGGTTATTACCACCATGTGAATTCTTTCAGTTTGAGAATGTTGGCGAGACTCCAGTTATGAGGGATGAAACCATGACATGCAATGTGCCCAATGGAGCTACGAGAACCTGGAAGATTAGAAGACTTACTTTCCACCCTTCACAGTATTCCTCCT GTTCGATTGATAAATCTCAGTACACACTTTGCTTGCTTGACTTTGAACCACTGGATCATCAAATAACTGTGGGAGCCATCAATGGAGATGAGCAAGTTCATATTGCTACTCTACCAACTTCT TGTCATGCAGAAAAGTTTGTGGATCAATTCATTTTACTG ATGAAACGTGAGGGGTACAACCTTTGCAACGATGAAGTCTGTAATGGATCATCTGAACTCACACAG CAATCCCAAGATGTCTCTCATCTAGGCTGCCCTTCTGGAGAACATGCAGAATACCAGATGTTCTCCCCTTCTCCTGCGAATAGTTTGCTGAGTAGCATGGACAAAAATGTAGGCTGTACCTTCCAGAACAAGCTTCCAGATTTTCATGCAACTTTTCCGCAGCCATTGACTCAGCAGTTGGTACTGACAGAACAACCATTGACCTTAGAAAGCCCAGAAGTATTTTTCTTGAATTCGAGTCATCTACCAGGTTCTCAGCAGTATACTGGCCAGTATCTCCAGGACCAGGTTTCATCATTTGCCTGTAACCCATTTGCAACGAATCCACACCAATTTCCATCTGTATATCCATCTCAGGAAGTTTCCCTGGATCAGTACTTGCAACGCAGAGAAGATATAGTAGGATTCAGTGCAAGCAGATACAACCAGTTGAATCGGGAAGCTTTGATGGATCGGTATTTGCAATACCGACATGATTTCCCAGGATTCATTGACATGTACGGTATGAGAAAGACTGCAAGGTACAGCCAGTGGTGCCAGGAATTTCCATCAGATCAGTACTTGCGATACAGATGTGATATACCATGGTTCAGTGACGCGTATGGTGCGAGAATGAGTACAAGCAACTACAGTCAGTGGCGCCAGGTTTGCACACAGATGGGCAATGTGGTTTACCAGTGGGATCTACCGTCTTTCAGCAGGCAGATTAACAACAGCCCTCCACTGCATAATGGTTCGAACACACTACCGGAGCTGCAACCAATTAGGAGGCCCCAGGTGAGCTCCAGGAGCATGGACTTTGATGGCAATGTCACGAGCACAACGGTTCAGATCCCCATGCCTCTCGGTTTCCAGTTCCCGTCGCAAGGAATGTGGTGA